In Rutidosis leptorrhynchoides isolate AG116_Rl617_1_P2 chromosome 2, CSIRO_AGI_Rlap_v1, whole genome shotgun sequence, one genomic interval encodes:
- the LOC139892718 gene encoding NDR1/HIN1-like protein 13, protein MAEKIYPASKPSAGPTPAAGNPSFPAGKAQLYNHTRPVYRPQPRRSRRSCCCSLCLWLTCILIILILLVALASGVVYVLYRPHRPTFAVASLHVTQFNLTSSNKLTTNFNFTISARNPNKKITFDYDPVSVSFNSNGVDVGDGKITAFTMPKKNTTMLRTVTSVNGVSVDDNSQLKSDLKSKKSLQLKIQLDTKVKVKIGSIKTKRLPIRVTCDGIRAPLPTGKTATMATVSDAKCKVDLRIKIWKWTI, encoded by the coding sequence ATGGCGGAAAAAATATATCCTGCTTCAAAACCCTCCGCTGGTCCCACTCCCGCCGCCGGAAATCCTTCGTTTCCAGCCGGAAAAGCACAGCTCTACAACCACACTCGTCCGGTCTACCGTCCACAACCTCGCCGGAGCCGCCGTAGCTGCTGCTGTTCGTTATGTCTCTGGCTCACATGTATTTTAATTATTCTGATTCTGCTCGTCGCCCTGGCCAGTGGCGTTGTGTACGTCCTCTACCGTCCACACCGGCCGACGTTTGCTGTCGCGTCTCTCCACGTAACTCAGTTTAATCTGACGTCATCGAATAAACTAACGACGAATTTCAATTTCACTATAAGTGCACGAAACCCTAACAAGAAGATTACGTTCGATTACGATCCGGTTTCCGTTAGTTTTAATTCTAACGGCGTTGACGTCGGTGACGGAAAGATAACGGCGTTTACGATGCCGAAGAAAAATACGACGATGTTACGAACGGTTACATCGGTTAATGGAGTTAGTGTTGATGATAACAGTCAATTGAAATCAGATCTGAAGAGTAAAAAGAGTTTACAATTGAAAATTCAACTTGATACGAAAGTCAAAGTCAAAATCGGAAGTATTAAGACGAAGAGATTACCTATTAGAGTTACGTGTGATGGAATTAGGGCACCGCTACCGACCGGAAAAACGGCGACGATGGCGACGGTTTCCGATGCGAAATGTAAAGTGGATCTACGAATTAAGATTTGGAAATGGACGATATGA